One Natronincola ferrireducens DNA segment encodes these proteins:
- a CDS encoding type III pantothenate kinase, producing the protein MILVFDVGNTNIVLGLYKDNDLIESWRIATDKDKSSDEYGILIHQLFQYSGRNLEDVEDVIMSSVVPNIMYSLEHSIRKVFNIEPLVVGPGVKTGMDIKYDNPKQVGADRIVNAVSAFEKYGGPLIIVDFGTATTFCAISPKGEYLGGTIAPGIKISSDALFQRAAKLPRVELVKPGKVICKNTVNSMQAGIIYGYVGLVEYIIKKMTRELKQQDVKVIATGGLSTLIASETKHIHIVDKTLTLDGLKIIYTRNKEERKEKIATEIELREI; encoded by the coding sequence ATGATTTTAGTTTTTGATGTAGGAAACACCAACATTGTATTGGGGTTATATAAAGACAATGACTTAATAGAATCCTGGAGAATTGCTACGGATAAAGATAAATCCTCCGATGAATATGGTATTTTAATACACCAGCTTTTTCAATATAGTGGTAGAAATCTAGAGGATGTAGAGGATGTAATTATGTCCTCCGTAGTTCCCAATATTATGTATTCTTTGGAGCATTCCATTAGAAAAGTATTTAATATTGAACCTTTGGTTGTAGGTCCTGGAGTAAAGACTGGGATGGATATTAAGTATGATAACCCTAAACAGGTGGGAGCCGATAGAATTGTCAATGCAGTATCTGCCTTTGAAAAATACGGAGGACCCTTAATTATAGTAGACTTTGGTACCGCCACTACTTTTTGTGCTATATCCCCAAAAGGAGAGTATTTAGGTGGTACAATTGCTCCTGGTATTAAGATCTCCAGTGATGCTCTATTTCAAAGGGCTGCAAAGCTTCCTAGAGTGGAATTAGTAAAGCCAGGAAAGGTTATTTGTAAAAACACTGTAAATAGTATGCAGGCAGGTATTATCTATGGTTATGTAGGTTTGGTGGAATACATCATAAAAAAAATGACAAGAGAACTAAAACAGCAAGACGTTAAGGTTATTGCCACTGGTGGACTTTCCACATTAATCGCCAGTGAAACAAAGCATATCCATATAGTAGACAAAACCCTAACTTTAGATGGGTTAAAGATTATCTACACCAGAAATAAAGAAGAACGCAAGGAAAAAATAGCAACTGAAATAGAGCTTAGAGAAATCTAA
- a CDS encoding acetyl-CoA C-acetyltransferase has translation MKEIVIASAVRTPIGSFGGSLADVSAADLGAIAIKEALKRAGVEGHQVDEVYMGCILQAGAGQGVARQASIKAGIPVEVPATTINILCGSGLRTVSMAAQTIIAGDNDIVVAGGTENMSQSPYLLPKTRWGQKMGDGKIIDSMVHDALTDAFNNYHMGITAENLAEKYNITREEQDRFATESQNKAEKAMADGRFKDEIVTVEIPQRKGEPLLIDTDEYPKAGVTIEKLGKLKPAFKKDGTVTAGNASGINDGAAALVIMSKEKADELGIKPLATLVSYGNAGVEPSIMGIGPVPATQKALKKAGLTIEDMDLIEANEAFAAQALSVANELKWNPEKVNVNGGAIALGHPVGASGARILVTLLHEMIKRDVQYGLATLCIGGGMGTAVVVKR, from the coding sequence ATGAAGGAAATTGTAATTGCTAGTGCAGTCAGAACCCCTATTGGTAGCTTTGGTGGAAGTTTAGCAGATGTTTCAGCTGCTGATTTAGGTGCCATTGCTATCAAAGAAGCTTTAAAAAGAGCAGGTGTAGAGGGCCATCAAGTGGATGAAGTGTATATGGGATGCATTCTACAGGCTGGTGCAGGTCAGGGGGTTGCTAGACAAGCTTCGATTAAAGCCGGGATTCCAGTAGAAGTACCAGCTACGACAATTAATATATTATGTGGTTCCGGGTTAAGAACTGTATCGATGGCAGCTCAAACTATTATAGCAGGGGATAATGATATTGTTGTTGCTGGAGGAACAGAAAATATGAGCCAGTCTCCCTATCTACTACCAAAGACAAGATGGGGACAAAAAATGGGAGACGGTAAAATAATAGATTCTATGGTTCATGATGCACTGACAGACGCCTTCAATAATTATCATATGGGAATAACTGCTGAAAACCTTGCAGAAAAATATAATATCACTAGAGAAGAGCAGGATCGATTTGCTACCGAAAGTCAAAATAAGGCAGAAAAAGCTATGGCTGACGGAAGATTTAAGGATGAGATTGTAACAGTGGAAATTCCCCAAAGAAAAGGAGAGCCTCTGCTTATTGATACAGATGAATATCCTAAGGCAGGAGTAACCATTGAAAAACTAGGGAAGCTAAAACCAGCTTTTAAAAAGGATGGCACCGTTACTGCAGGAAACGCATCTGGTATCAATGATGGTGCTGCAGCCCTAGTGATTATGTCGAAGGAGAAGGCTGATGAGCTAGGAATTAAGCCTTTAGCAACCCTAGTTTCCTATGGAAATGCAGGGGTGGAACCTTCTATTATGGGAATAGGACCAGTACCTGCCACACAAAAAGCTCTAAAAAAGGCGGGACTGACTATAGAGGATATGGATTTGATTGAAGCAAATGAAGCCTTTGCTGCTCAAGCGTTATCTGTAGCCAATGAATTAAAATGGAACCCTGAGAAGGTAAATGTAAATGGAGGAGCAATTGCTTTAGGACATCCTGTCGGTGCTAGTGGTGCTAGAATATTGGTTACTCTATTACATGAAATGATTAAAAGAGATGTCCAGTATGGATTAGCTACTTTGTGTATTGGTGGAGGTATGGGTACCGCTGTTGTTGTGAAACGATAG
- a CDS encoding ECF transporter S component: MSISSKVLKGSGSVARGNKISTKKMAVAGMLGGFSVTLSMTPIGYIPIPFFVGVNATTMHIPVIIGAILGGPMIGTFVGMIFGVSSFLRATNPFFADPLVAILPRLLIGIITYYTYKLTNNPIIAAILGTITNTLGVLSLIYLRGYLPREIVLGIAGTNGVAEVIVSSLVVYAVVKVAKNVINVE, translated from the coding sequence ATGTCAATCAGTAGTAAAGTATTGAAAGGTAGTGGAAGTGTTGCTAGAGGGAACAAAATTTCTACGAAAAAAATGGCTGTTGCAGGTATGCTGGGGGGGTTCTCAGTAACATTAAGCATGACACCCATAGGGTACATTCCCATCCCCTTCTTTGTAGGAGTAAATGCAACTACCATGCATATCCCCGTCATTATAGGAGCTATCTTAGGAGGTCCGATGATAGGGACATTTGTAGGTATGATATTTGGTGTCAGCAGTTTTCTGAGGGCTACAAATCCATTTTTTGCCGATCCTCTGGTAGCCATATTACCAAGACTGTTGATAGGTATTATCACCTATTATACCTATAAGCTAACAAATAATCCTATTATAGCAGCTATACTAGGTACCATTACCAATACGCTAGGGGTACTGTCCTTAATTTATTTAAGGGGGTATTTACCTAGGGAAATTGTGTTGGGAATAGCTGGTACTAATGGAGTAGCAGAAGTGATTGTTTCTTCCTTAGTAGTATATGCAGTTGTAAAGGTGGCTAAAAATGTTATTAACGTTGAATAG